The following proteins are encoded in a genomic region of Dokdonia donghaensis DSW-1:
- a CDS encoding AIR synthase related protein, translating into MSQEISKRYSQRGVSAGKEDVHNAIKNVDKGLFPKAFCKIVPDALTGDDDYCLVMHADGAGTKSALAYMYWKETGDISVWKGIAQDALIMNIDDLLCVGATDHIMLSSTIGRNKNLIPGEVISAIINGSEELLEELKSYGVTIHSTGGETADVGDLVRTIIVDSTVTARMKRSDVIDNANITPGDVIVGLASFGQASYETSYNGGMGSNGLTSARHDVFDNYLAQKYPESFDAAVPEDLVYSGSKKLTDAVSDSPIDAGKLVLSPTRTYAPIIKDILSKYKSDSIHGMVHCSGGAQTKILHFVENLHIIKDNLFDTPPLFKLIQEESGTDWKEMYQVFNMGHRMEIYCPQEVADDLIAISKSYNVDAQIVGRVEDSPSGKKLSIRSAHGDFTY; encoded by the coding sequence ATGAGCCAAGAAATTTCTAAACGATATTCACAACGCGGAGTATCTGCTGGTAAAGAAGATGTACATAACGCGATTAAAAATGTAGACAAGGGCTTGTTTCCCAAAGCATTTTGTAAAATCGTACCAGATGCACTTACAGGAGATGATGATTATTGCCTCGTAATGCACGCAGATGGTGCAGGGACAAAATCTGCCCTGGCATATATGTATTGGAAAGAAACGGGAGACATCTCTGTATGGAAAGGTATTGCTCAAGATGCGCTCATTATGAATATAGATGACCTATTATGTGTAGGTGCTACAGATCATATAATGTTATCTTCTACCATAGGACGTAATAAGAATTTAATACCGGGCGAAGTAATTTCGGCTATTATAAATGGATCTGAAGAGTTACTAGAAGAGCTTAAGTCATACGGAGTAACCATACACAGTACCGGTGGAGAAACCGCAGATGTGGGTGATCTTGTGCGCACGATTATTGTAGACTCTACAGTAACGGCAAGAATGAAGCGTAGTGATGTGATAGATAATGCAAATATCACTCCTGGTGATGTAATTGTAGGTCTAGCATCTTTTGGTCAAGCTAGTTATGAGACTTCTTATAACGGTGGGATGGGAAGTAATGGTCTTACCTCTGCTCGTCACGACGTTTTTGATAACTACCTAGCTCAAAAGTATCCAGAAAGCTTTGACGCAGCCGTACCAGAAGATTTAGTGTACAGTGGTTCAAAAAAACTTACAGACGCTGTTTCAGATAGTCCCATAGATGCTGGTAAACTTGTATTATCACCTACTAGAACCTATGCACCTATTATAAAAGATATACTATCTAAATATAAGTCAGATAGTATACACGGTATGGTGCACTGTAGTGGAGGAGCACAAACTAAAATTTTACACTTTGTAGAAAACCTACACATTATAAAAGATAACCTTTTTGACACACCACCTTTGTTTAAATTAATTCAAGAGGAGAGTGGCACAGACTGGAAAGAGATGTATCAAGTCTTTAATATGGGGCACCGTATGGAGATTTATTGCCCGCAAGAGGTGGCAGATGATCTTATTGCCATATCAAAATCTTATAATGTAGATGCACAAATAGTAGGTAGGGTAGAAGATTCACCTTCTGGTAAAAAACTTAGTATACGCAGTGCTCACGGTGATTTTACATATTAA
- a CDS encoding CsgE family curli-type amyloid fiber assembly protein, protein MMLRYSTYILLIALIFLTDTVKAQKFYNTEIAAKIEIVESNGLYLITANASNLTGLNRSIRYKFSIIQRDGTNNPKKEEAEGRFVIEPSQKVILNDYAMLIEKSKDALILLLVYDGENLIGKDRVIVAEIIDEIPKVGERTILSQALQQGQSIGLTGLIIEDTKTKAGRDFYRYFFQKCSIDNIKWSKDIIIKEDFGLGRSTVIKVIEGTTTIVKFNAQPRDEFLRKASEECIRQVQGHFNQLARTKQLLTSY, encoded by the coding sequence ATGATGTTACGCTATAGTACATACATATTACTTATTGCGCTCATATTCTTAACAGATACGGTGAAGGCGCAAAAATTCTACAATACAGAAATTGCTGCAAAAATTGAAATAGTTGAGTCTAATGGACTTTATTTAATAACAGCAAATGCTTCTAACCTAACAGGTTTAAACAGAAGCATACGGTACAAATTCTCAATTATACAAAGAGATGGTACAAATAACCCCAAAAAAGAAGAGGCAGAAGGAAGGTTTGTAATTGAGCCTTCACAAAAAGTCATACTCAATGACTATGCAATGCTTATTGAAAAAAGTAAGGACGCACTTATACTGCTTCTCGTTTACGATGGAGAAAATTTAATAGGTAAGGATCGCGTCATTGTTGCCGAAATTATTGATGAGATACCCAAAGTAGGAGAGCGTACTATATTAAGCCAGGCATTACAACAAGGGCAGTCTATAGGTCTCACGGGTTTAATTATAGAAGATACTAAAACAAAAGCAGGTCGTGATTTTTATAGATACTTTTTTCAAAAGTGTAGTATCGATAATATAAAATGGTCTAAGGATATTATTATAAAAGAAGATTTTGGACTAGGTAGGAGTACCGTTATAAAAGTAATAGAAGGAACGACTACAATTGTAAAGTTTAATGCACAGCCTAGAGATGAGTTTTTGAGGAAAGCCTCAGAGGAGTGCATACGACAGGTTCAAGGACATTTTAATCAACTAGCAAGAACAAAACAACTCTTAACATCATATTAA
- a CDS encoding carboxypeptidase-like regulatory domain-containing protein, whose amino-acid sequence MKTGLYIFFLCCTLSLLVSCSEDTLGETGIGNITGVVVFEGDNAPQANVKISTNPPSNTVFTGEDGSFDLGEVVVGDYSVQAEKSDFITAFEPATVTEGATTNVIFELQPETANNVAPSIPILVTPADEAEDVAQDVLFTWTVTDPDPFDELVYQLELRNDMTNEILNFQNLSDTFLSVNDLAFSTKYFWQVTVNDGINPDVNSEFSSFNTIDEPNNRLVFVRKESNGNNVIYSTDDGSETGLGPLALTSQSSNSFRPRRNTEVNKIAFLRTVGGETQLFTMNEDGSDVFQVTASQPVNGFNLEEVDFSWEPTGEKLYFPSFDKLFSINTDGGGLELVYTTPDGSFITEVERARFDDFFVIKTNNVSGYAAEILVLDLDGNLIETAVTGFQGALGGLDISITGATIVFTRDISEFENPNYLQLDTRVFTYELGTGNAPVDQSGDKPAGTNDLDPRFTPTNAGIVYTNTPNDEVSVRDIVTSQLGDASRTTLVEDGAMPDWQ is encoded by the coding sequence ATGAAAACAGGTTTATATATATTCTTTTTATGTTGTACACTAAGCTTACTAGTAAGTTGTAGTGAAGACACATTAGGAGAAACAGGTATCGGTAATATAACGGGGGTGGTAGTCTTTGAAGGAGATAATGCCCCACAGGCAAATGTAAAAATATCTACAAATCCACCATCAAATACTGTTTTTACAGGTGAAGATGGAAGCTTTGATCTAGGTGAAGTAGTAGTAGGAGATTATTCTGTGCAAGCAGAAAAGAGTGATTTTATTACCGCTTTTGAGCCTGCAACGGTTACAGAGGGAGCTACTACAAACGTTATTTTTGAATTACAACCAGAAACAGCCAATAATGTAGCACCGTCTATACCAATTTTAGTCACTCCGGCAGATGAGGCAGAAGATGTGGCTCAAGACGTACTTTTTACCTGGACAGTAACAGATCCAGATCCTTTTGATGAGCTAGTGTATCAACTAGAACTACGTAATGATATGACTAATGAAATACTCAATTTTCAAAACTTGAGTGATACCTTCTTATCAGTAAATGATCTTGCATTTTCTACTAAGTACTTCTGGCAAGTAACCGTAAACGATGGTATAAATCCAGATGTAAATAGTGAGTTTAGTTCTTTTAATACCATTGATGAGCCTAATAATAGATTAGTATTTGTACGTAAAGAGAGTAACGGTAATAATGTAATCTATTCTACAGATGACGGTTCTGAAACAGGATTAGGCCCCCTCGCTCTTACCTCGCAATCGTCTAATAGTTTTAGACCTAGACGTAATACAGAAGTAAATAAAATCGCTTTCTTACGCACCGTAGGAGGAGAGACACAACTATTTACAATGAATGAGGATGGGAGTGACGTTTTTCAAGTAACAGCATCACAACCCGTAAATGGTTTTAATCTAGAAGAAGTAGACTTCTCCTGGGAGCCTACTGGAGAGAAATTATACTTCCCTAGTTTTGATAAATTATTTTCTATAAACACAGATGGAGGAGGCTTAGAGCTCGTTTATACCACACCAGATGGTAGTTTTATCACAGAGGTAGAAAGAGCGAGATTTGACGACTTTTTCGTTATAAAAACTAATAATGTATCTGGTTATGCGGCAGAGATTCTTGTGCTAGATCTAGATGGTAACCTTATAGAGACTGCTGTAACAGGTTTTCAAGGAGCGCTAGGAGGTCTTGATATTTCTATCACCGGTGCCACCATCGTGTTTACAAGAGACATTTCAGAATTTGAAAATCCTAACTATTTACAACTAGACACACGTGTATTTACCTACGAGTTAGGCACGGGCAATGCTCCAGTAGACCAGTCTGGAGATAAACCTGCCGGAACAAATGATCTAGACCCTCGCTTTACACCTACTAATGCGGGTATTGTTTATACAAATACGCCTAATGATGAGGTATCTGTACGTGATATTGTAACATCACAACTAGGCGATGCATCCAGAACAACTCTTGTAGAGGATGGCGCTATGCCAGACTGGCAATAA
- a CDS encoding ankyrin repeat domain-containing protein produces MSQDDGLKRQDVLGHGFDVRYVDALDWGSSSKGKLLFKGGSSTSKISSSPAVSYHFVTTPYEYEKELLRTDSLDSPFQAINSHAYYEAFEADGSDKLLFVYTQKRKPIERKSLRTSSTKTLDSAMVADFSRLGRDITPEGFIHRYGTHYADQVVYGGIFLKRNLIKNTNYIYSPYEKDEFQQQVVKDIIATHTGASDPDLYINAGQSNTYTIGGTKDAQWFTDWEGTVSQNSKPIEVTLQTFSELFRTVSMPEVEDKAKKVRMLDSVIEVATAYAQKAVQRPVTSKYYKKYSLRFKQDLTKIIKKNMGGENATSTDYTGDIFFGGFSKDDAILDIKPLIELGGLRLETLITDEEVLLDRNVIITIKAEDLKRGYLSVWDDAKKLVKGGGRTRLRVSGTEDAKTYYKDILKQKIEKTIELETIDKDIYDITYTAELIKDEGLIENITTTYNYVLDTELVAAAATGNIPLLKDLFKKNGNVGANGLLQAIIINKQDNDVLNFVLDNGVIPTTEDLDVAFEPRNFEREKALILLERGAEPKNNMIYKAVAYKEADVIYALFREGAIPRNNDLAYALELYHYPTVKALMSEEFEEFVAGKNELLLAAENNDEDLAQKFVKLGSTADAYILDRATQHDNMALRNVIVPVTEASGETLEVVAKLNDTDLFNYFVKKEAKLDSNLAAEVAVDNSNTAILDMALKNGAQATEILTYAIEKDNKPAIEVSLKNKAVADEVFSYAAKSQDTQLFNDALNTYNGTPAVALEAAVQEDRVMLAQSVINTKSASIDASQTLDLAVSKENLEMVELLVQNDADPSQGIKTAVSRENESITAFLVTKGAATADPALLQDAVKKENLAISKILIEQGQANVSEAIVDATETGNKEITGYLLEKGADTEEALNAAMETKDEDIILLILAKTEHIDPSFISTAARKGNLKVVQKLIERGLSTSIALEDAMRYKQLDVAKLLLESGAKPTQYDLELAIKFNFIDGTKLVLEEGVTPTQAFGNGYYPLHLVTETYEATDSALIALLVSYGADVNAQNKRDETPLHLAASGNENALPTVTTLLEADANALLTNKNNLTALDYTTNKTLKNVIKKAQKEARKKS; encoded by the coding sequence ATGAGCCAAGATGATGGACTCAAACGACAAGATGTTTTGGGGCACGGCTTTGATGTGCGCTATGTAGATGCCCTAGACTGGGGCTCCTCATCAAAAGGTAAACTGCTTTTTAAGGGTGGCTCCTCTACAAGTAAGATTTCCTCATCACCTGCTGTATCTTATCATTTTGTCACCACCCCTTATGAGTATGAGAAGGAACTCTTACGCACAGACTCTCTAGACAGCCCTTTTCAGGCTATTAATAGTCACGCATATTATGAGGCCTTTGAGGCAGACGGCAGCGACAAGCTACTCTTTGTATATACTCAAAAAAGAAAACCTATAGAACGTAAATCTCTACGCACAAGCTCTACAAAAACATTAGATAGTGCGATGGTGGCAGATTTTTCAAGACTGGGGCGTGATATTACACCAGAAGGTTTTATACACAGATACGGGACTCATTATGCAGACCAAGTTGTATACGGTGGTATATTTTTAAAAAGAAACCTCATTAAAAACACCAATTATATATACTCACCTTATGAGAAAGATGAGTTTCAACAACAGGTTGTAAAAGATATTATTGCAACTCATACAGGCGCTAGTGATCCAGATCTTTATATAAATGCTGGACAAAGCAACACCTATACCATAGGAGGAACAAAAGATGCGCAGTGGTTTACAGACTGGGAAGGTACCGTATCTCAAAATAGTAAGCCCATAGAGGTCACATTGCAAACGTTTTCAGAACTCTTTAGAACGGTATCTATGCCAGAGGTTGAAGACAAGGCAAAAAAAGTAAGAATGCTAGATAGTGTTATAGAAGTCGCAACTGCTTATGCTCAAAAAGCTGTGCAGCGACCAGTAACAAGTAAATATTATAAAAAGTACTCCCTACGCTTTAAGCAAGATCTCACTAAGATTATTAAAAAAAATATGGGAGGTGAGAATGCAACGAGCACAGACTACACGGGAGATATATTTTTTGGTGGCTTTTCAAAAGACGATGCTATACTTGATATAAAACCGCTTATAGAGTTGGGTGGTCTCCGTCTTGAAACCCTTATTACAGACGAAGAAGTCCTTCTAGATAGAAACGTCATAATCACCATAAAAGCCGAAGACCTAAAAAGAGGCTACCTAAGTGTATGGGATGATGCAAAAAAACTAGTAAAAGGAGGTGGTAGGACACGCTTGCGAGTTTCTGGCACAGAAGACGCAAAGACCTATTACAAAGACATATTAAAGCAAAAAATAGAAAAAACCATCGAGCTAGAAACGATTGATAAGGACATCTATGATATCACCTATACCGCAGAGCTTATTAAAGACGAGGGCCTTATTGAGAACATCACAACTACTTATAATTATGTACTAGATACAGAACTTGTTGCTGCTGCTGCGACCGGTAATATCCCGTTACTAAAAGACTTATTTAAAAAAAATGGAAACGTAGGTGCAAATGGATTACTACAAGCCATCATTATTAATAAACAAGATAACGATGTCCTTAACTTTGTTTTAGATAATGGCGTGATACCTACTACCGAAGATCTGGATGTAGCTTTTGAACCTAGAAATTTTGAGAGAGAAAAAGCACTCATCCTCTTAGAACGAGGAGCAGAGCCTAAAAATAATATGATTTATAAAGCGGTGGCTTATAAAGAGGCAGATGTAATTTATGCACTCTTTAGAGAAGGAGCCATCCCCAGAAATAATGATCTAGCTTATGCACTCGAGCTCTACCACTACCCTACCGTCAAAGCGTTAATGAGTGAGGAGTTTGAAGAATTTGTAGCTGGTAAAAACGAACTACTTCTCGCTGCCGAAAATAATGATGAAGATCTCGCTCAGAAATTTGTGAAGCTAGGCTCTACCGCAGATGCCTACATACTAGACAGAGCAACCCAGCACGATAATATGGCTCTACGTAATGTTATTGTACCTGTTACCGAAGCAAGCGGAGAAACGCTTGAGGTCGTAGCCAAACTAAATGATACAGATCTCTTTAATTATTTTGTTAAGAAAGAAGCAAAACTTGATTCTAATCTCGCAGCAGAGGTTGCGGTAGATAACAGTAACACAGCCATACTTGATATGGCGCTTAAAAATGGAGCTCAAGCCACAGAGATACTTACCTATGCTATTGAGAAAGATAATAAGCCCGCAATAGAAGTATCATTAAAAAACAAAGCCGTTGCAGATGAGGTTTTTTCATATGCCGCAAAATCCCAAGATACACAACTCTTTAATGATGCCCTTAATACGTACAACGGTACACCTGCCGTAGCGCTAGAGGCTGCAGTACAAGAAGACCGTGTGATGCTTGCGCAGTCTGTAATAAACACAAAAAGTGCCTCTATAGATGCCTCTCAAACATTAGACCTTGCCGTTTCAAAGGAAAATCTCGAGATGGTTGAGCTACTTGTGCAAAACGATGCAGACCCATCTCAAGGTATTAAAACAGCCGTATCTAGAGAAAATGAATCTATTACCGCTTTCTTAGTGACAAAGGGAGCAGCTACGGCAGACCCAGCGCTATTACAAGACGCTGTAAAAAAAGAAAATCTAGCCATATCAAAAATCCTTATAGAACAGGGACAGGCTAATGTAAGCGAGGCTATTGTAGATGCTACAGAGACTGGTAATAAAGAAATTACTGGCTACTTACTAGAGAAGGGTGCAGATACAGAAGAGGCTCTTAACGCTGCTATGGAAACTAAGGACGAAGACATCATTCTTCTCATCTTAGCAAAAACAGAGCATATCGACCCGTCGTTTATCTCTACTGCTGCGCGAAAAGGAAACCTTAAAGTTGTACAAAAACTTATAGAACGAGGTTTAAGTACAAGTATCGCTCTAGAAGATGCGATGCGATACAAACAACTAGACGTTGCAAAGCTATTGCTAGAAAGTGGAGCAAAACCCACACAATATGACTTAGAACTAGCTATCAAATTTAACTTCATAGATGGCACCAAGTTAGTGCTAGAAGAAGGTGTTACACCTACACAAGCCTTTGGGAATGGATACTACCCATTACATCTGGTTACAGAAACGTATGAAGCTACAGATAGTGCATTAATAGCGCTATTAGTATCCTACGGAGCAGATGTAAACGCACAAAACAAAAGAGATGAGACTCCATTACACCTAGCTGCTAGTGGCAACGAGAATGCACTTCCCACTGTAACAACTTTACTTGAGGCAGATGCAAATGCACTACTCACAAATAAGAACAATCTTACTGCTTTGGATTATACCACTAACAAGACCCTAAAAAACGTTATCAAGAAAGCACAAAAAGAGGCGCGCAAAAAGTCTTAA
- a CDS encoding curli production assembly/transport component CsgF: MKSFILIAGLFVTGGCFSQQLVYTPKNPNFGGSSFNYAWLQSSADAQNSFTDPNAVDPFAQQTDLERFTEDINRTLLNNISNSITRSLFGEDGELQEGTFTFGSLEVEAFQTAEGLVINILDINTGETTQVIVPN; the protein is encoded by the coding sequence ATGAAAAGTTTTATACTCATCGCAGGACTGTTTGTAACAGGTGGTTGCTTCTCGCAGCAACTTGTTTACACTCCTAAAAACCCGAACTTTGGAGGAAGTTCATTTAATTATGCCTGGCTACAATCATCTGCAGATGCTCAAAACTCATTTACAGATCCTAATGCGGTAGATCCATTTGCACAACAAACCGATCTCGAGCGCTTTACAGAAGATATTAATAGAACGCTGCTTAACAACATAAGTAATAGTATTACAAGGTCACTATTTGGAGAAGATGGAGAGTTACAAGAAGGTACATTTACATTTGGAAGTCTTGAGGTTGAAGCTTTTCAAACTGCCGAGGGGCTTGTAATTAATATATTAGATATAAATACAGGGGAGACCACACAAGTTATTGTTCCTAACTAA
- a CDS encoding nuclear transport factor 2 family protein: protein MKNSLLFLSLIFFYSVTYGQTESQEIKEVLFNYINGTSYNKPELIEKAFYPEADLFLDNKENNLWIVPIKEYQGWYKNKKQGDFNGRIGNIVSIDYTNNIATAKVEILFPDDNSRYIDLFILKKIDNKWKIISKAATKDSGAALSDKILFIVSNAAHYGNSDISTGNSFSELVNAYSTFKSAGYTVDFVSPEGGTIPLSYIDTSDSLSMSYLYNSDFMYALKHTHKPSEIAPQNYKAVHYIGGGAAMYGVPESQEIQKIAMAIYEQHNGIISSVCHGTAGIVNLKTKDGKYLFKNKLVSGYPDSFEKKDAAYFKHFPFLIQKTLEDRGAVFKFSPRNNSHVEVDGRLITGQNYLSSRDVALKIIEQLKVLN, encoded by the coding sequence ATGAAAAATTCACTTTTATTTTTAAGCCTTATCTTTTTCTATTCAGTGACGTATGGTCAAACTGAATCACAAGAAATTAAAGAAGTACTTTTTAATTATATAAATGGTACATCATACAATAAACCCGAACTTATTGAAAAAGCTTTTTATCCAGAAGCAGATCTCTTTTTAGACAACAAAGAAAACAATTTATGGATTGTCCCTATTAAAGAATATCAAGGCTGGTATAAAAACAAAAAGCAAGGAGATTTTAATGGAAGAATAGGCAATATTGTATCTATAGACTATACAAACAACATTGCAACAGCAAAGGTAGAAATACTATTCCCTGATGATAACTCAAGGTACATAGACCTATTTATATTAAAAAAGATAGACAATAAATGGAAAATCATAAGTAAAGCCGCTACAAAAGATAGTGGCGCTGCTCTTTCTGATAAAATTCTTTTCATAGTTTCAAATGCAGCACACTATGGAAATTCTGATATTTCTACAGGAAATAGTTTCTCAGAATTAGTAAATGCCTATAGTACTTTTAAAAGTGCAGGTTATACAGTAGATTTTGTGAGTCCAGAAGGGGGTACTATTCCACTTTCATATATTGATACTTCAGACTCGTTAAGTATGTCATACTTATATAATTCTGATTTTATGTATGCATTAAAACATACTCATAAGCCAAGTGAGATAGCACCTCAAAACTATAAAGCAGTACATTATATAGGTGGAGGTGCAGCAATGTACGGCGTACCAGAGAGTCAAGAAATTCAAAAAATAGCAATGGCCATTTATGAGCAACATAATGGTATAATTTCTTCTGTATGCCACGGGACTGCGGGTATCGTAAATCTCAAAACAAAAGACGGAAAGTATCTCTTTAAAAATAAACTCGTGAGTGGATATCCAGATTCGTTTGAGAAAAAGGATGCGGCCTATTTTAAACACTTCCCATTCTTAATACAGAAAACATTAGAAGATAGAGGTGCTGTATTTAAATTTTCTCCTAGAAACAATTCTCACGTAGAAGTAGATGGAAGATTAATTACAGGACAAAATTATCTATCATCTCGAGACGTTGCCTTGAAGATAATTGAACAGTTAAAAGTCTTAAATTGA
- a CDS encoding CsgG/HfaB family protein, with translation MKYILQTGLLVLMLSTLSSCGTYFNQPLGPEEARTGEKLATTDSLLALPPTSRRIDVGVYNFRDLTGQFKASATASTFSTAVTQGSTAILLKALEDSKWFRTLERENLGNLLQERNIIKQTREEARKTTNPNEPRLPGLLFAGILLEGGIVSYDTNIVTGGLGARYFGISGSTQYRQDRVTVYLRAINTQSGEILKTIYVSKTILSQSLDASLFKYVNFQRLLEVETGFTRNEPVQLAIKEAIEKSVRGLIIEGIEDNLWSTSKGRELNEKVVAQYYKEKELEESTRLYDRVYKPNVANSHFDFALGANLFDGDLADKKFGEFVQLGYQTALGSTFGLHFNGRYQRFKAGNEFEQAYTSLNLNLTYEILPTDNFTPFIYAGGGYLFGDNDVSAPKMQYGGGVLYKVSDRVGLKLFAEQNLTFVDDVDLAINGRRNDFYFNFGFGLRYSILKDKKEEVEDEVIPLN, from the coding sequence ATGAAGTATATCTTACAAACAGGTCTTTTAGTTTTAATGCTTAGCACGCTTTCAAGCTGTGGTACTTATTTTAACCAGCCACTGGGTCCAGAAGAGGCAAGAACTGGAGAAAAACTCGCAACTACAGATTCCCTTCTAGCATTACCACCTACATCTAGAAGGATAGACGTAGGTGTATATAATTTTAGAGATCTTACAGGGCAATTCAAGGCAAGTGCGACTGCAAGTACATTTAGTACTGCGGTAACACAAGGGTCAACCGCGATATTATTAAAAGCGCTTGAAGATTCTAAGTGGTTTAGAACCTTAGAAAGGGAAAACCTGGGTAATTTATTACAAGAGCGTAATATTATAAAGCAAACCAGAGAGGAAGCTAGAAAAACCACAAACCCAAACGAGCCGAGATTACCAGGTCTCTTATTTGCAGGTATATTGCTTGAAGGAGGTATCGTTTCTTATGATACAAATATTGTAACCGGAGGGCTAGGTGCAAGGTACTTTGGTATAAGTGGTTCTACCCAATACCGTCAGGATAGAGTCACAGTTTATTTACGAGCAATAAATACTCAAAGTGGTGAGATTTTAAAAACTATTTACGTGTCAAAAACCATATTGTCACAATCACTTGATGCTAGTTTGTTTAAATATGTAAACTTTCAGAGGCTGCTAGAGGTAGAGACTGGTTTTACACGTAATGAACCTGTACAACTAGCAATAAAGGAGGCTATAGAAAAATCTGTAAGAGGTCTTATCATAGAAGGTATAGAAGATAATTTATGGTCTACTAGTAAGGGTAGAGAACTTAATGAAAAGGTAGTAGCACAATATTATAAAGAAAAAGAACTAGAAGAATCTACACGTTTATATGATAGAGTGTATAAGCCTAATGTAGCAAACTCACATTTTGACTTTGCCTTAGGAGCAAATCTCTTTGATGGAGACCTTGCAGATAAGAAATTTGGTGAGTTTGTGCAGCTTGGTTACCAGACAGCGCTAGGCTCTACTTTTGGTTTACATTTTAACGGAAGGTATCAAAGATTTAAAGCGGGTAATGAGTTTGAGCAAGCATATACAAGTCTTAACCTCAATCTTACTTATGAAATTTTACCTACAGATAATTTTACACCCTTTATCTATGCAGGAGGCGGTTACCTTTTTGGAGATAATGATGTAAGCGCTCCCAAAATGCAGTACGGTGGCGGCGTACTTTACAAAGTTAGCGATAGAGTAGGGCTCAAATTATTTGCCGAACAGAACTTGACTTTTGTAGATGATGTAGACCTTGCCATAAATGGTAGAAGAAATGATTTTTACTTCAACTTTGGTTTTGGTTTGAGATATAGCATTTTAAAAGATAAAAAAGAAGAGGTAGAAGACGAGGTAATCCCATTAAATTAA
- a CDS encoding AraC family transcriptional regulator — MTRDHKLDYNEVWLVSVFFGVLCIWIAYNTASYTSYIVGALSYSFVFYLTGLLIYHKRKKEFVVSMKKEKYANTQIEETEVNHLLEKIESTLVNEELYKNPNITMPLLAKKINIRPQLLSQLLNNNLSKSFSLFINEYRIEEAKRLLKEKPHLKIDTIAEECGYNSNSTFYAAFKKITQTTPSKYIAQESNLKMS, encoded by the coding sequence ATGACAAGAGATCATAAATTAGATTATAATGAGGTCTGGCTTGTTAGTGTTTTCTTTGGTGTTTTATGTATTTGGATAGCTTATAATACTGCTTCATATACATCTTATATTGTAGGTGCTTTATCTTATTCATTTGTTTTTTACCTAACTGGTTTGTTGATTTACCACAAAAGAAAAAAAGAGTTTGTGGTATCTATGAAAAAAGAAAAGTATGCAAATACTCAAATAGAAGAAACTGAAGTAAATCATCTATTAGAAAAAATTGAATCAACACTTGTTAACGAAGAGTTGTATAAGAACCCTAATATTACGATGCCGCTTCTAGCAAAAAAGATTAATATTCGTCCACAATTATTATCACAATTGCTCAATAATAATTTAAGTAAGAGCTTTTCTCTCTTTATAAATGAATATAGAATTGAAGAGGCAAAAAGGCTATTAAAAGAAAAACCTCATTTAAAAATTGATACAATTGCCGAAGAGTGCGGGTATAATTCAAACAGTACATTTTATGCGGCTTTTAAGAAGATAACTCAAACCACACCCTCAAAATATATAGCCCAAGAATCTAACCTTAAAATGTCCTAA